One genomic segment of Gadus chalcogrammus isolate NIFS_2021 chromosome 3, NIFS_Gcha_1.0, whole genome shotgun sequence includes these proteins:
- the anxa5b gene encoding annexin A5b isoform X2 yields the protein MAGRGTIKASANFKAEEDAGTLYKAMKGLGTDEDSILQLLTSRSNAQRQLIKASYKTLHGKDLIADLKGELGGKFETLIVALMTTPLAYDVEALRNAIKGAGTDETVLVEILASRTCQQIKDIVAAYRQEYDDNLEEDIAGDTSGHFKRLLVILLQASRQQGVQANTIEDDAQALFKAGESKFGTDEQAFVTILGNRSAEHLRKVFDAYMKLAGYEMEESIKRETSGNLESLLLAVVRCARSVPAYFAETLYYSMKGAGTDDDTLIRVMATRSEVDMMDIRAHYRRLFSGSLHAAINGDTSGDYRKALLLLCAGDDE from the exons ATG GCCGGTAGAGGAACCATCAAAGCTAGTGCTAACTTCAAGGCCGAAGAGGATGCAGGGACGCTGTACAAGGCCATGAAGGGACTGG GTACCGATGAGGACTCTATCCTGCAGTTGTTGACGTCTCGCAGCAATGCTCAGAGGCAGCTGATCAAGGCTTCATACAAGACCCTGCACGGAAAG GATCTCATCGCTGACCTGAAGGGGGAGCTGGGAGGGAAATTCGAGACCCTGATTGTGGCTCTGATGACCACACCCCTCGCCTACGATGTGGAAGCGCTGCGCAACGCCATCAAG GGGGCAGGCACCGATGAGACGGTCCTCGTGGAGATCCTGGCTTCCAGAACATGCCAGCAGATCAAGGATATTGTTGCTGCCTACAGACAGG AGTATGATGATAATCTGGAGGAGGACATAGCCGGGGATACATCAGGTCACTTCAAGAGACTGCTTGTTATTTTACTCCAG GCTAGCCGACAGCAGGGGGTCCAAGCGAACACCATTGAGGATGATGCTCAG GCCCTGTTCAAGGCAGGCGAGTCGAAGTTTGGGACTGACGAACAGGCTTTTGTTACCATCCTGGGAAACAGGAGCGCCGAGCATCTCAGGAAag TGTTTGATGCCTACATGAAGCTGGCTGGGTACGAGATGGAGGAAAGCATCAAGAGGGAGACGTCTGGAAATCTGGAAAGCTTGCTGCTCGCCGTTg TGAGGTGTGCCCGGAGTGTCCCCGCCTACTTTGCAGAGACCCTGTACTACTCCATGAAG GGGGCAGGAACCGACGACGACACCCTGATCAGAGTGATGGCCACCCGCAGCGAGGTCGACATGATGGACATCAGAGCCCACTACAGGAGGCTGTTCTCTGGCTCCCTGCACGCAGCCATCAAT GGGGATACCTCTGGTGACTACCGTAAGGCCTTGCTCCTGCTCTGTGCAGGAGACGATGAGTAA
- the anxa5b gene encoding annexin A5b isoform X1 translates to MAGRGTIKASANFKAEEDAGTLYKAMKGLGTDEDSILQLLTSRSNAQRQLIKASYKTLHGKDLIADLKGELGGKFETLIVALMTTPLAYDVEALRNAIKGAGTDETVLVEILASRTCQQIKDIVAAYRQEYDDNLEEDIAGDTSGHFKRLLVILLQASRQQGVQANTIEDDAQALFKAGESKFGTDEQAFVTILGNRSAEHLRKVFDAYMKLAGYEMEESIKRETSGNLESLLLAVVRCARSVPAYFAETLYYSMKQGAGTDDDTLIRVMATRSEVDMMDIRAHYRRLFSGSLHAAINGDTSGDYRKALLLLCAGDDE, encoded by the exons ATG GCCGGTAGAGGAACCATCAAAGCTAGTGCTAACTTCAAGGCCGAAGAGGATGCAGGGACGCTGTACAAGGCCATGAAGGGACTGG GTACCGATGAGGACTCTATCCTGCAGTTGTTGACGTCTCGCAGCAATGCTCAGAGGCAGCTGATCAAGGCTTCATACAAGACCCTGCACGGAAAG GATCTCATCGCTGACCTGAAGGGGGAGCTGGGAGGGAAATTCGAGACCCTGATTGTGGCTCTGATGACCACACCCCTCGCCTACGATGTGGAAGCGCTGCGCAACGCCATCAAG GGGGCAGGCACCGATGAGACGGTCCTCGTGGAGATCCTGGCTTCCAGAACATGCCAGCAGATCAAGGATATTGTTGCTGCCTACAGACAGG AGTATGATGATAATCTGGAGGAGGACATAGCCGGGGATACATCAGGTCACTTCAAGAGACTGCTTGTTATTTTACTCCAG GCTAGCCGACAGCAGGGGGTCCAAGCGAACACCATTGAGGATGATGCTCAG GCCCTGTTCAAGGCAGGCGAGTCGAAGTTTGGGACTGACGAACAGGCTTTTGTTACCATCCTGGGAAACAGGAGCGCCGAGCATCTCAGGAAag TGTTTGATGCCTACATGAAGCTGGCTGGGTACGAGATGGAGGAAAGCATCAAGAGGGAGACGTCTGGAAATCTGGAAAGCTTGCTGCTCGCCGTTg TGAGGTGTGCCCGGAGTGTCCCCGCCTACTTTGCAGAGACCCTGTACTACTCCATGAAG CAGGGGGCAGGAACCGACGACGACACCCTGATCAGAGTGATGGCCACCCGCAGCGAGGTCGACATGATGGACATCAGAGCCCACTACAGGAGGCTGTTCTCTGGCTCCCTGCACGCAGCCATCAAT GGGGATACCTCTGGTGACTACCGTAAGGCCTTGCTCCTGCTCTGTGCAGGAGACGATGAGTAA
- the fgfbp1b gene encoding fibroblast growth factor-binding protein 1, which translates to MRELGGEEAPARDGVSSMKVCEYVGKPARCPAYISNPAGFWKQVSRTLKKMEGQLCEDTRAMVRASMCKRAPREVHFKLGPGGPRADHETTTMRASRSSTTSTPSTTTTTTTHKDDRETVKSTTVSGQECTPANKANRGEEYCSGPWSSVCSFFFSMLDSAEC; encoded by the coding sequence ATGCGAGAACTCGGAGGGGAGGAAGCACCTGCCAGGGACGGAGTGAGTTCCATGAAGGTGTGCGAGTACGTCGGCAAACCCGCACGCTGCCCGGCTTACATCTCAAACCCCGCGGGCTTCTGGAAACAGGTGTCCCGCACGCTGAAAAAGATGGAGGGCCAGTTGTGCGAGGACACTCGCGCAATGGTGAGAGCCTCGATGTGTAAGCGTGCGCCCAGAGAAGTACACTTCAAACTCGGCCCGGGGGGCCCGCGAGCCGACCACGAGACCACAACCATGCGTGCTTCCCGctcttccaccacctccaccccctccaccaccaccaccactaccacgcACAAAGACGATCGGGAGACTGTCAAGTCGACCACCGTCAGTGGTCAAGAGTGCACGCCCGCGAACAAGGCCAACCGGGGCGAAGAGTATTGCAGTGGACCGTGGTCGAGTGTGTGCTCCTTCTTTTTCTCCATGCTGGACAGCGCGGAATGCTGA
- the fgfbp2b gene encoding fibroblast growth factor-binding protein 2b gives MPLLLALLATLACVSHAQSDNSVDNRAPAQPSQRGIWDEPIRFSTKSKDACAMAVSGAGDYTRLRVSCRGPSAPGGAAGRSYYCDFQGKPNLCRAYSQNPRHYFTQVMWELRKLSHACQGPKIYRPAMCKKYPDEAHPTSIHGPLATDLAGYSSAAAPPHLANTPAPHHHTSKPSKPSQDQRRPVAPAQAKPASPYKPVKPQPARPQPQPAKPQGGAGSKAASQPKKPTTKQGKASPNTIPRPTEGSDASRMATEYCWKSLHGFCSYFIGWFHN, from the coding sequence ATGCCGCTGCTGCTGGCGTTGCTGGCGACGCTCGCCTGCGTGTCGCACGCGCAGAGCGACAACAGCGTGGACAACCGGGCGCCGGCCCAGCCCTCGCAGCGTGGCATCTGGGACGAGCCCATCCGCTTCAGCACCAAGAGCAAGGACGCCTGCGCCATGGCGGTGTCCGGAGCCGGGGACTACACCCGCCTGCGCGTGTCCTGCAGGGGCCCCAGCGCCCCGGGCGGTGCGGCGGGACGCTCCTACTACTGCGACTTCCAGGGCAAGCCCAACCTGTGCCGCGCCTACAGCCAGAACCCCCGCCACTACTTCACCCAGGTGATGTGGGAGCTGAGGAAGCTGAGCCACGCCTGCCAGGGGCCCAAGATCTACCGGCCCGCCATGTGCAAGAAGTACCCCGACGAGGCCCACCCAACATCAATTCATGGCCCCCTGGCCACAGACCTCGCCGGGTACAGCAGTGCCGCCGCCCCGCCCCACCTCGCCAACACACCAGcgccacaccaccacaccagcaAGCCCTCCAAGCCCAGCCAGGACCAGAGGAGACCCGTGGCACCGGCCCAGGCTAAGCCCGCGAGCCCGTACAAGCCCGTCAAGCCCCAGCCTGCCAGGCCCCAGCCGCAGCCCGCCAAGCCACAGGGAGGGGCAGGCAGCAAGGCAGCCAGCCAGCCCAAGAAGCCCACCACCAAGCAGGGGAAGGCCTCCCCCAACACCATCCCCCGTCCAACGGAGGGGTCTGATGCGTCCCGCATGGCCACAGAGTACTGCTGGAAGAGCCTCCATGGCTTCTGCAGCTACTTCATCGGCTGGTTCCATAACTAA